Below is a window of Patescibacteria group bacterium DNA.
ATCAAAAGAAAAAGAACCGCATTATGATGCGGCTATTGTTTTTGGTTTTGGAGTTCTCTCCCCAGAAAATCAAAAAACCCCAGACGAAAAAAAATGGCAATTAAGCTTTGGGGCTCGTCTGCGTCTGGATGCGGCTGTTGCGTTATACAAAATGGGACAGGTGCGAGAAATTTTTGTGTCTGAGGGCGGCAAAGGCGCGGAAACCATGAAAAAATATCTAATTGAATATTGGGGACTGCCAGATGGTGTTGTTAAAGAAGAAGCCCATGCGACTAATACTTTAGAAAACTTCGCCCATACAATAAATATGCTTGACGGAGAAAAAGAAAAAGCTGAAACTACTGGTGAACCAGAGGATTATAAATACGGCAATTTAGCTTTTATTAGTAGCGGCTTTCACACCGAACGTATCAAGCAGTTAGCTAGACTTTTTGAGTTTGAAGGCAATACTGTCTCAGCTGAAGAAATGATAAAGCACGCAGTCAGAAGTGATGTGGAAGATTTTAAAGAAAAAACACTTGAACATGCTGAATTTGAGCAAGACGAAGAAACCGATAAAAAAGTTTGGAAACCCACTGAACATAATCCAAAAGAAACTGGTTTTAATTTTGGCGAAATGAAAAGCCGCGCTTATGATCCTAATCGGCCCCAGTATCAAGAATGGTTACAGGCCGAAGACAAGTGGGTCCTACCCATTATAAAACACGGCTGGGAAGATTATTTTTTACAGAATATTGCCATTGTTAATCCTGCGAGATTACGCGACATGATTGCTGACAATAAGAATATTCAAAAATTTATTCTTAAAAATGGGGATTTAACAAAATTTCTTCAGGAAAAAGGAATTGATACTGATGAAAAAGAGTTAAGTGAAAATATTCGGGCAATGGGTGATGATGATATGGAAGAATTTCGCAAACAACTAAGACAAATAGATAGATTAAAGTCGCCAATATTCAAAGCCAAGAGGGAAGAAATAGAAAAACAATGGCGAGAATACTTTGAAACCCAAGACTAATAATCATTTTTTCATTTTTAAGTTTGTGTTTTTTATTTTTTATTTTTAATATTTCATTTTTTAATGACCCCACAATTCTCAAAAATCAACTCCCTTCAAACCCGCCGCGTCAAAATTCCCGTGGCGCCCCAGGTTTCAATTTCTCCGAAAAAGCCCGAAATCCGCAAAGATTATTTCCTAGATCGTTATGTGATTATAACTCCGGCCCGGGCGGCTCGGCCTCATGATGTTAGAGAAGAGGCCGTGATTCATACTGGCGGCGGTTGTGTGTTTTGCGGCGAAGGATTAAAAAAACAAAAAAGCAAGAAAGACTATTTTAGCGGACAGGAAAAAATAATTGCGATTGCCAATAAATACCCAGCCGTAACCCAAGATAACCCCAAGGCCTATGGGGTTCATGAAGTAATTATTGATACTGTTGAGCACGGCAAAGAAACCGGCGACCTGCCAACAAAACAAATTCAAAATTTGATTGATGTTTATGCGGGCAGGACCTGTGAGATTTCCAAAGATAAAAAAATTGAATATATTTTAGTGTTTAAAAATTCCGGCGGTAAGGCCGGAGCTTCTATTTTTCACGCGCATTCCCAGGTCTTTGCCACTAAAATTCTGCCGCCCGATGTTATGGAAGAATTAAGCGAGGCCCATAGATATCAGGTTAAACACGGAATTTGTCCTTATTGTAAAATTATTAAAGACGAAGAAAAAAGTCCGCGCAAAATTTATGCAGACAAAAACGTTGTCGCCATTACTCCCTATGCGTCCCAATTCCACTATGAAGCCTGGGTTTTTCCGCGCCGGCATCTTGATAACATTACTTTATTGACTGAACCAGAACGAAATTCTTTTGCCAAGTCCCTAAAACTGATTTTATCAAAATTAAACTCTATTAATCTATCTTACAACTTTTTTCT
It encodes the following:
- a CDS encoding YdcF family protein translates to MPEKISVLPPREEEGEKETPQESKELQPEDRESKEKEPHYDAAIVFGFGVLSPENQKTPDEKKWQLSFGARLRLDAAVALYKMGQVREIFVSEGGKGAETMKKYLIEYWGLPDGVVKEEAHATNTLENFAHTINMLDGEKEKAETTGEPEDYKYGNLAFISSGFHTERIKQLARLFEFEGNTVSAEEMIKHAVRSDVEDFKEKTLEHAEFEQDEETDKKVWKPTEHNPKETGFNFGEMKSRAYDPNRPQYQEWLQAEDKWVLPIIKHGWEDYFLQNIAIVNPARLRDMIADNKNIQKFILKNGDLTKFLQEKGIDTDEKELSENIRAMGDDDMEEFRKQLRQIDRLKSPIFKAKREEIEKQWREYFETQD
- a CDS encoding DUF4931 domain-containing protein yields the protein MTPQFSKINSLQTRRVKIPVAPQVSISPKKPEIRKDYFLDRYVIITPARAARPHDVREEAVIHTGGGCVFCGEGLKKQKSKKDYFSGQEKIIAIANKYPAVTQDNPKAYGVHEVIIDTVEHGKETGDLPTKQIQNLIDVYAGRTCEISKDKKIEYILVFKNSGGKAGASIFHAHSQVFATKILPPDVMEELSEAHRYQVKHGICPYCKIIKDEEKSPRKIYADKNVVAITPYASQFHYEAWVFPRRHLDNITLLTEPERNSFAKSLKLILSKLNSINLSYNFFLHDVVQDKNQHFYLKIQPRESIFAGLELGSGMVINSIEPEVAA